From Myxocyprinus asiaticus isolate MX2 ecotype Aquarium Trade chromosome 47, UBuf_Myxa_2, whole genome shotgun sequence:
AGTTACAAAGAGTTCtgatgtgacattttaaatattttttctcaaGGCAATTTTTGAGCTGTCTCGAGGAGAACAGGACTTGATTGAAGACCTGAAGCTTGCTCGAAAGGTTTGTCCATTTTTTAATAGTACATTCAAACTTAACAGCCGGATAGTTCTTGGCTGTGTTTTCAGTCGAACGCATTGGCTTGCCTGCTTCCTCCCTCTGGAATATTAATAGCTGTACCTATTTCCTATTCTTCTCGTTTGGTGTGTCCAGGCGTACCATGACCCAATGCTGAAACTTTCTATCATGTCTGAGGAGGAGTTGACAGCCATCTTTGGAGACTTAGATGCTTATATTCCTCTTCATGAAGGTGAATATAGCGCACACACATCTTCTTTAACCTGGTGTATTTGATGATCAGCAGTGCTAACTTGTGCTCTATCCAATCAGATATTCTCGCTCAGCTGGCCAAAGCTACAGGCCAGGATGGTACAGTGGGACAGATCGGCAAGATTGTTGTGGACTGGGTGAGCATCATAAATTTTCACTTTAGTCTTGCTATTATAAAAGATAGTTCTACAGTTCTTTTAAGACTCTCTCATCCACAGCTGCCAAGGTTAAATGCGTACAGGGCATATTGCAGTAACCAGTTGGCTGCCAAAGCCTTGCTAGACCAGAAGAAACAAGACCCAAGGGTGCAGGACTTCCTACAACGCTGTCTAGAGTCGCCTTTCAGCAGGAAACTGGACCTGTGGAGCTTCCTGGACATCCCTCGCTCACGACTGGTCAAATACCCACTTCTTCTGAAAGAGATTCTCAGACATACACCACCAGATCACCCAGACACAGCCAGCCTCGAGCAAGCAGTAAGAACCAACTCACATCTAGGCTTTCAAAGCAAGGAGTTTGTTTGGTGTTAGCCATTTAGAGAAGGCATTTGGTGCTAATGGCATTTTTGTTCCTCATCTCCAGATAAGCATCATTCAAGCTGTGTTGGCTGACATAAACATGAAGAAAGGAGAGTCTGAGTGCCAATACTATATCGATAAGCTGGAATATCTGGATGATAGACAGAAAGACCCACGCATAGAGCAGTGCAAGAGTCTACTATGCCATGGGGAACTCCGCAATAAAAGCGGCACGGTAAGTTTGTCTCCCACATTAACGCACACACCCTCATGGCAGGCAAAACCGCCAGGGGCAAGTGACTTGGGTTTTTTGTCTGGAATATAATCACAAAAAACACCAATATCCATTTTTCTTGCAGAAGCTGCATGTGTTCCTCTTCACAGAGGTTCTAGTCTTGACGCGGCCAGTAACACGGAATGATCGCCATTGCTACCAGGTGTACCGCCAGCCAATTCCAGTGCAGGATCTTGTAATGGAAGATCTGCAGGATGGAGACGTGCGCATGGGCGGTTCATTTAGAGGGGCCTTTAGTAACGCAGATAAAGGTAAGATTGGCACCCTTCTTTggtcctgtcccaaatggcaaCCATAAGCCCCCGCGGTCGTCTGCATAGTCTACACTTTGCAGCATGgtctttttatttagttttttatttatttattcaatatgCACTTTAATTAGttatgtttttgttagttttcactctatgactttgtttattcttattttttttccatgtagttttacagtacatttagtgtttagtttcagtattTTAAGTATACTAACTAAATTTTATGCGTTAACTGATAGCGAATTGTAaacgtttttttaaattttatactgtttttattttataaaactaacatttgtGGTCATTTTAATTTTAGATTCAGAagcatttttttatgattattattttccattatttttattttatcatttcaatttgcaaaattattttcactTAGTTTTGTAGTTTTGCAAGTGAAGGCCCAGAGACCACAAGTCCACATCAGAATCGCCATTTGAGACAGGGCCTATGTTTTGAAATGTACCAtgagttaatttttatttatattttatcttCTGTTTCTTTCAGTCATTTGCTAATTTTAACATTCTCATTTCCCTTCTCTAGCCAAAAACATCTTCCGAGTGCGCTTCCAGGACCCAGCTCAGGGTCAGTCCCACACACTCCAGGTCAATGACGTCTTCCACAAGCAGCAGTGGCTCAACTGTCTCCGCACCGCTATGTCCTCCCAGAAAGACTCAGCAATCCCAGAGAATGACTCCCCATCCACCCCCACCACTGCAGACGTGTGCATCAAACGCCGCTCATCCTCCATATTCACCATCATGCATATGGAAGAATCGGATGAGAACTGCCCACAGGGTGCAGACTCTGCCCCCTCGTCCCCCGGCTCCGAGTCACCTCCCAGCCCCACACCTTCCACATCCTCCACCCTCTCATCTTCCTCTTCATCATCCTCGTCTTCCGCCCCCTTCCTGCCCCGCAAATCCAAAAAGGACAAGCGCTCACTCTGCTCATTGGGCAAGAGGAAGGAGACTATGGTGTAAAAGGCAGACTCATAAGAGGACTGTGCTATCCCAGGGTGCAGTGGTGTAGATGGAGTTGTATCATGCGGCGGacttgtatttatgtgtgtgtatgtactttGTGCTTCTACAGCAGTGTTTTTGTGTTACTGTCCACAATGGCAGCTATCTTTACCATGGCCCAACCCAAATCCTTCCCTGGTCCACATGGGCTAAACCAATACCAGAAAGACAGTATTTGTGAGGTGAATGTGTGGATCTCAAGGGATCAAAGATGGAAGACACATCCCGCACACTTTAAATCACAGTCAATGTTGATTTGTGTGAATACGTAAGATCGCACATATAGTCTTGTTTACTGTTAGTTTggtaaattttgttattttattataaatataaatttatgtaattaaaagtTTTACTTCTTTTAAAACATCAAGGCATTTACTGtagctcttttttgtttttattaaaagcaCTGTGGTAAGCTTTTAGCTGAAGAAATATGACAGAAGGGACAAACACCCACTGAGAAATAAGATGAAATATCCAAGGCACTgaatactttgtaaaaaaaagtctgattCATTGCTTTACTGGAAGGCAAGTCTTACAAGTACATTCCCATTTTATCAGCtccattttatatttaaatcagATGGCATTATTTTTCTctaaagaaaatagaaaaactAGCTACGTTCAATAGCAATATGATTTCAAATGTCCAAATGGAAAATTCGTACTCATACAAAATCGAACCtgagccatgtttttttttttttttaccctaccaaaaaatgaaatggaTGAATATTCAAATGTTGCATCTTGCATGGAGCTTTACTTGTTGAGTCTGCCTGCATTATCATGAGGGCCCAGTGCATGTACATGCTTGTCAAAGCAGAAGTTTACGTAGAAAGGACCATCACGTAGAAGAATAGTCGTATGTTGAATGAGGGCTTGAGAAATGTTGATGTGAAACAAGAAAGAAACTTTGGAGTTGAGTTGGATAAGACTAGATGGACTTGATGATTGGCACTACTAGAAATGAGcaaccattcatacattttgctTTGCTGTTATTTCATTTTTGTGGTGTCTTCATTAAGTGGGAAGGTTTGACACACTGCTATAAAGCCAAtgtgaatgtttttgaaaaagaaagatGAAAAGTATGTTGAAGAGGAGAAATTGTTGAAGGTTAAAGAATGTCATGACCACTTCATAATGTGTAAGTTTGTAAAAAATAAGTTTGTAAAGGAGGCAGAATGAATTGTACATTATTGAGATGGACTGCAGTTCCTGTATGTATGTGGtacaaaaaaactattaaatGAACAATAAAGGTCTGTGTAAGATTTGCATCTGACAAACAGgtttcttctctttctttttgATTTGAATTCCTGTTCTAAAAAGTATAAATAcaccagtaaaaaaacaaaacatcagaaGTCTTCCAAAAACAACATTGCAAAGGTTTGGGTGTGAATCCCTAGATTCACTACTTAAATTGAGATGACAGTGACATCCATAGCAACGTTTCGGCATCTCAAAATTGCAAACTAGATTCATTCATTCAGACAGTTAAACCCTGGACAGTTAATGACCAGTTAAACCAAGTTAATGAAAGAAAGTGGCCAGAGATGTTAACATtctgcatcttttaaaaaaatttaatcagcaAGCGccaatgtgttttgtttatgctgATGCTTTTAAACAGCGTGCTGTAAATGCAGTTttcactacctgaatttttcagGAGTTAAAATCGTTATAGATTGTGGTTGTTACTCCTGTTAATAACCAAACTTTTGTGGACAAAACAGGATTAAGCACACAGAATAGTAGTATTTGGCTGCAGTATGGCATCTAAATGGTAACAAAATCTAAATGTATAACACATACCTAATTATCAGAAAGCTGGAGCCTCAATTCTGATTCCATAAATTCCAGGTAGACAGATGCTCAATAAAAAGACGGAAACACAATTTCAAGTCAATTAGTTCTAATTTACATGAAGTGCTttggtg
This genomic window contains:
- the LOC127437056 gene encoding neuroepithelial cell-transforming gene 1 protein-like isoform X1, producing MEETDGCQVQMPETTNERPKRNKRKSSVADMDASPERNFKRPSLRRGSSFTFLTPGPQWDFTLKRKRREKDDADAVSLCSFDFKEPCTKRVRPLGRVTSLANLISPVKNGAVRRFGQTLQASFRGDGRSPGVPQQKPCSKAAAPTPPKRRNSTLWSETLDVHQKGTFSSKEIKRQEAIFELSRGEQDLIEDLKLARKAYHDPMLKLSIMSEEELTAIFGDLDAYIPLHEDILAQLAKATGQDGTVGQIGKIVVDWLPRLNAYRAYCSNQLAAKALLDQKKQDPRVQDFLQRCLESPFSRKLDLWSFLDIPRSRLVKYPLLLKEILRHTPPDHPDTASLEQAISIIQAVLADINMKKGESECQYYIDKLEYLDDRQKDPRIEQCKSLLCHGELRNKSGTKLHVFLFTEVLVLTRPVTRNDRHCYQVYRQPIPVQDLVMEDLQDGDVRMGGSFRGAFSNADKAKNIFRVRFQDPAQGQSHTLQVNDVFHKQQWLNCLRTAMSSQKDSAIPENDSPSTPTTADVCIKRRSSSIFTIMHMEESDENCPQGADSAPSSPGSESPPSPTPSTSSTLSSSSSSSSSSAPFLPRKSKKDKRSLCSLGKRKETMV
- the LOC127437056 gene encoding neuroepithelial cell-transforming gene 1 protein-like isoform X2, whose translation is MHRHRSQSYTRPCVWPSLRRGSSFTFLTPGPQWDFTLKRKRREKDDADAVSLCSFDFKEPCTKRVRPLGRVTSLANLISPVKNGAVRRFGQTLQASFRGDGRSPGVPQQKPCSKAAAPTPPKRRNSTLWSETLDVHQKGTFSSKEIKRQEAIFELSRGEQDLIEDLKLARKAYHDPMLKLSIMSEEELTAIFGDLDAYIPLHEDILAQLAKATGQDGTVGQIGKIVVDWLPRLNAYRAYCSNQLAAKALLDQKKQDPRVQDFLQRCLESPFSRKLDLWSFLDIPRSRLVKYPLLLKEILRHTPPDHPDTASLEQAISIIQAVLADINMKKGESECQYYIDKLEYLDDRQKDPRIEQCKSLLCHGELRNKSGTKLHVFLFTEVLVLTRPVTRNDRHCYQVYRQPIPVQDLVMEDLQDGDVRMGGSFRGAFSNADKAKNIFRVRFQDPAQGQSHTLQVNDVFHKQQWLNCLRTAMSSQKDSAIPENDSPSTPTTADVCIKRRSSSIFTIMHMEESDENCPQGADSAPSSPGSESPPSPTPSTSSTLSSSSSSSSSSAPFLPRKSKKDKRSLCSLGKRKETMV
- the LOC127437056 gene encoding neuroepithelial cell-transforming gene 1 protein-like isoform X3, producing MVAYDEPCVVPIKRTLQKIDYLNQTYKELEEPCTKRVRPLGRVTSLANLISPVKNGAVRRFGQTLQASFRGDGRSPGVPQQKPCSKAAAPTPPKRRNSTLWSETLDVHQKGTFSSKEIKRQEAIFELSRGEQDLIEDLKLARKAYHDPMLKLSIMSEEELTAIFGDLDAYIPLHEDILAQLAKATGQDGTVGQIGKIVVDWLPRLNAYRAYCSNQLAAKALLDQKKQDPRVQDFLQRCLESPFSRKLDLWSFLDIPRSRLVKYPLLLKEILRHTPPDHPDTASLEQAISIIQAVLADINMKKGESECQYYIDKLEYLDDRQKDPRIEQCKSLLCHGELRNKSGTKLHVFLFTEVLVLTRPVTRNDRHCYQVYRQPIPVQDLVMEDLQDGDVRMGGSFRGAFSNADKAKNIFRVRFQDPAQGQSHTLQVNDVFHKQQWLNCLRTAMSSQKDSAIPENDSPSTPTTADVCIKRRSSSIFTIMHMEESDENCPQGADSAPSSPGSESPPSPTPSTSSTLSSSSSSSSSSAPFLPRKSKKDKRSLCSLGKRKETMV